In uncultured Fusobacterium sp., a genomic segment contains:
- the nifJ gene encoding pyruvate:ferredoxin (flavodoxin) oxidoreductase: MVKKMQTMDGNQAAAYASYAFTEVAGIYPITPSSPMAEYTDEWASKGMKNIFGVPVKVVEMQSEAGAAGTVHGSLQAGALTTTYTASQGLLLKIPNMYKIAGELLPGVIHVSARALSAQALSIFGDHQDIYAARQTGFAMFATNTVQEVMDLAGVAHLAAIKTRVPFMHFFDGFRTSHEIQKVEVMDYEVFKNLIDMDAVQAFRERALNPEHPVTRGTAENDDIYFQAREAQNKFYDAVPDVVAHYMAEISKVTGRDYKPFNYYGAPDADRVIVAMGSICPIAEETIDYLNAKGEKVGIVSVHLFRPFSEKYFFDVFPKSVKKIAVLDRTKEPGSVGEPLLQDIQSIFYGKENAPVIVGGRYGLSSKDTTPAQVIAVFDNLKLDQPKNKFTVGIVDDVTFTSLEVGEPVSVTSPDVKECLFFGLGADGTVGANKNSIKIIGDKTDLYAQGYFAYDSKKSGGVTRSHLRFGKSPIKASYLISNPSFVACSVPAYLHLYDMTSGIRKGGSFLINGVWATPEEAIADIPAKVKRDLAKNGARLFIINATALAEEIGLGQRTNTIMQAAFFKLADIIPFAEAQQYMKDYAKKSYAKKGDDIVQMNYSAIDKGAEGLVEIPVDPAWANLEVECACEGHEHENCCCGSCSHEMTKTEKFVERIAKPVNAIKGYDLPVSAFDGYEDGTFENGTSAFEKRGIAVHVPVWKAENCIQCNQCSYVCPHAVLRPFLMTAEEKAASPVELTTVKPIGKGLEGFEYRMQVSALDCTGCGSCANVCPAKEKALVMMPIATSLEAGEDKKAAYLFNHVEYRSNLMSKDTVKGSQFSQPLFEFHGACPGCGETPYLKAITQLFGERMMIANATGCSSIYSGSAPATPYTTNKDGHGPSWGSSLFEDNAEYGMGMHVAVETMRDRLQNIMEENMDKVPAELAELFKEWIENRSFAHKSQEVSAKIVAAIEGKDCEVCKEIMSLKQYLVKKSQWIFGGDGWAYDIGYGGVDHVLASKEDINIVVLDTEVYSNTGGQASKS; encoded by the coding sequence ATGGTTAAAAAAATGCAGACTATGGACGGTAACCAAGCTGCTGCATACGCTTCATATGCGTTTACAGAAGTAGCTGGAATTTACCCAATCACTCCATCATCTCCAATGGCAGAATATACAGATGAATGGGCATCAAAAGGAATGAAAAACATATTCGGAGTACCAGTAAAAGTAGTAGAAATGCAATCAGAAGCAGGAGCTGCTGGAACTGTACACGGATCACTACAAGCAGGAGCATTAACAACAACATATACTGCTTCTCAAGGATTACTTTTAAAAATACCTAACATGTATAAAATAGCTGGAGAACTTCTACCAGGAGTTATTCATGTATCTGCAAGAGCACTTTCTGCTCAAGCACTATCAATCTTCGGTGACCACCAAGATATCTATGCAGCTAGACAAACTGGATTTGCTATGTTTGCAACTAACACAGTTCAAGAAGTTATGGACCTTGCAGGAGTAGCTCACTTAGCAGCTATCAAAACAAGAGTACCTTTCATGCACTTCTTTGATGGATTCAGAACTTCTCACGAAATTCAAAAAGTTGAAGTAATGGATTACGAAGTATTCAAAAACTTAATCGATATGGATGCTGTTCAAGCTTTCAGAGAAAGAGCTCTTAACCCTGAACATCCAGTAACAAGAGGAACTGCTGAAAACGATGACATCTACTTCCAAGCTAGAGAAGCTCAAAACAAATTCTATGATGCAGTACCAGATGTAGTAGCTCACTACATGGCTGAAATCTCTAAAGTAACTGGAAGAGACTACAAACCTTTCAACTACTATGGAGCACCAGATGCAGATAGAGTTATCGTAGCTATGGGATCAATTTGTCCAATCGCTGAAGAAACAATTGATTACTTAAATGCTAAAGGAGAAAAAGTAGGTATCGTTTCTGTTCACCTATTCAGACCATTCTCTGAAAAATACTTCTTTGATGTATTCCCTAAATCAGTTAAGAAAATTGCTGTTTTAGACAGAACTAAAGAACCTGGATCAGTTGGAGAACCTTTATTACAAGATATCCAATCAATATTCTATGGAAAAGAAAATGCTCCAGTAATCGTTGGAGGAAGATACGGACTATCTTCTAAAGATACTACTCCAGCACAAGTTATTGCAGTATTTGATAACTTAAAATTAGATCAACCTAAAAATAAATTTACAGTTGGTATCGTAGATGACGTTACTTTCACTTCACTAGAAGTAGGAGAACCAGTATCTGTTACTAGCCCAGACGTTAAAGAATGTCTATTCTTTGGACTTGGAGCTGACGGAACTGTTGGAGCTAACAAAAACTCTATCAAAATCATCGGAGACAAAACTGACTTATATGCACAAGGATACTTCGCATATGACTCTAAAAAATCAGGAGGAGTTACTAGATCTCACTTAAGATTTGGAAAATCTCCTATTAAAGCAAGCTACCTAATTTCTAACCCAAGTTTCGTTGCTTGTTCAGTACCAGCTTACTTACACCTATATGATATGACTTCTGGAATCAGAAAAGGAGGATCATTCTTAATAAACGGTGTTTGGGCTACTCCAGAAGAAGCTATAGCTGATATCCCAGCAAAAGTTAAGAGAGACTTAGCTAAAAACGGAGCTAGATTATTCATAATCAACGCAACTGCACTAGCTGAAGAAATTGGATTAGGACAAAGAACTAATACAATCATGCAAGCTGCTTTCTTCAAACTAGCAGATATTATCCCATTTGCTGAAGCACAACAATACATGAAAGACTACGCTAAAAAATCTTATGCTAAAAAAGGTGACGATATCGTTCAAATGAACTATAGCGCTATCGATAAAGGAGCAGAAGGATTAGTAGAAATTCCTGTAGATCCAGCTTGGGCTAACCTAGAAGTTGAATGTGCATGCGAAGGACACGAACACGAAAATTGTTGTTGTGGATCTTGCTCACACGAAATGACTAAAACAGAAAAATTCGTAGAAAGAATTGCTAAACCAGTAAACGCAATTAAAGGATATGATCTTCCTGTATCTGCATTTGATGGATATGAAGATGGTACTTTTGAAAACGGAACTTCTGCTTTCGAAAAGAGAGGAATCGCAGTTCACGTTCCAGTATGGAAAGCTGAAAACTGTATCCAATGTAACCAATGTTCATATGTATGTCCACATGCAGTATTAAGACCATTCTTAATGACAGCTGAAGAAAAAGCTGCATCACCAGTTGAATTAACAACTGTTAAACCTATTGGAAAAGGATTAGAAGGATTCGAATATAGAATGCAAGTTTCTGCTCTAGATTGTACTGGATGTGGATCTTGTGCTAACGTATGTCCTGCTAAAGAAAAAGCTCTAGTAATGATGCCTATAGCTACATCTCTAGAAGCTGGAGAAGACAAAAAAGCAGCTTACTTATTCAACCATGTTGAATACAGAAGCAACTTAATGTCAAAAGATACTGTAAAAGGATCTCAATTCTCTCAACCATTATTTGAATTCCACGGAGCTTGCCCAGGATGTGGAGAAACTCCTTATCTAAAAGCTATAACTCAATTATTTGGAGAAAGAATGATGATAGCTAACGCTACTGGATGTTCTTCAATATACAGTGGATCTGCACCAGCTACTCCATATACAACTAACAAAGATGGACATGGACCTTCTTGGGGATCATCTCTATTCGAAGACAACGCTGAATATGGAATGGGAATGCACGTTGCAGTAGAAACTATGAGAGATAGACTTCAAAACATCATGGAAGAAAACATGGATAAAGTTCCAGCTGAACTTGCTGAACTATTCAAAGAATGGATCGAAAACAGATCATTCGCTCACAAATCTCAAGAAGTATCAGCTAAAATAGTTGCTGCTATCGAAGGAAAAGATTGTGAAGTATGTAAAGAAATCATGAGTTTAAAACAATACCTAGTTAAAAAATCTCAATGGATCTTCGGAGGAGACGGATGGGCTTATGACATCGGTTATGGTGGAGTTGACCACGTTCTAGCTTCTAAAGAAGATATCAACATTGTAGTTCTAGATACAGAAGTTTACTCAAATACTGGAGGACAAGCTTCTAAATCAA
- a CDS encoding acetate/propionate family kinase — protein sequence MKVLVINCGSSSLKYQLMNPETKEVFAKGLCERIGIEGSRMEYEVPAKDFEIEVKKPMPTHKEALELVIDAITDKEHGVIASVEEVDAIGHRLVHGGETFACSVLLNEEVMAAVEENNDLAPLHNPANLMGVRTCMALMPGKPNVGVFDTAFHQTMPAKAFMYALPYEDYKELKVRKYGFHGTSHLYVSETMREIMGNPEHSKIIVCHLGNGASMSAVLDGKCIDTSMGLTPLQGLMMGTRCGDIDPAAVLFIKNKRGLSDKEMDNRLNKQSGILGIFGKSSDCRDMQNAVAEGDERAKLAEDMFIYKIKSYIGAYAAAMGGVDAICFAGGIGENAATIREGVCEGLEYMGVKLDKEINSVRKKGNVKLSTEDSKVLIYKIPTNEELVIARDTYRIVTEK from the coding sequence ATGAAAGTTTTGGTAATAAACTGTGGAAGTTCATCACTAAAATATCAATTAATGAATCCTGAAACTAAAGAAGTTTTTGCAAAAGGACTTTGTGAAAGAATCGGAATAGAAGGATCAAGAATGGAATATGAAGTTCCAGCTAAAGATTTTGAAATTGAAGTAAAAAAACCAATGCCAACTCATAAAGAAGCATTAGAATTAGTAATAGATGCAATTACAGACAAAGAACACGGAGTTATCGCTTCAGTAGAAGAAGTAGATGCTATCGGACACAGATTAGTACATGGAGGAGAAACTTTTGCTTGTTCAGTACTATTAAACGAAGAAGTAATGGCTGCAGTAGAAGAAAACAACGACTTAGCACCTCTACATAACCCAGCTAACTTAATGGGAGTTAGAACTTGTATGGCTCTTATGCCAGGAAAACCAAATGTAGGTGTATTTGACACTGCGTTTCACCAAACAATGCCAGCAAAAGCATTTATGTATGCTTTACCATATGAAGATTATAAAGAATTAAAAGTAAGAAAATATGGATTCCACGGAACATCTCACTTATATGTTTCTGAAACAATGAGAGAAATCATGGGAAATCCAGAACATTCAAAAATTATCGTTTGTCACTTAGGAAATGGAGCATCAATGTCAGCTGTACTTGATGGAAAATGTATAGATACTTCAATGGGTCTTACTCCATTACAAGGACTAATGATGGGAACTAGATGTGGAGATATTGATCCAGCAGCAGTTCTATTTATCAAAAACAAAAGAGGATTATCTGATAAAGAAATGGATAACAGATTAAACAAACAATCTGGAATTCTTGGAATATTTGGAAAATCATCTGATTGTAGAGATATGCAAAATGCAGTAGCTGAAGGAGATGAAAGAGCTAAATTAGCTGAAGATATGTTCATCTACAAAATTAAATCATATATTGGAGCTTACGCAGCTGCAATGGGTGGAGTAGACGCTATCTGTTTTGCTGGAGGAATTGGAGAAAACGCTGCTACAATTAGAGAAGGAGTTTGTGAAGGATTAGAATATATGGGAGTTAAATTAGATAAAGAAATTAACTCTGTAAGAAAGAAAGGAAATGTAAAACTTTCTACTGAAGATTCAAAAGTTTTAATCTATAAAATCCCTACAAATGAAGAGTTAGTAATAGCAAGAGATACATATAGAATAGTTACAGAAAAATAA
- the pta gene encoding phosphate acetyltransferase, which translates to MSFLVKIREKARTVGKRVVLPEGTDERVITAAAKIVELGVAKPIVLGHKEDMERVANDLGISLKGVEIIEIAKSDRVDAYATKFAELRAKKGMTYEKAREIMTKDPNFYGAMMVKMGDADAMVSGSDSPTADVLRAGLQVIGTKKGIKTVSSMFVMELTERQDTYGEVLLFGDCSVIPVPTSEQLADIAEASVVTAKSVVGMEGKVALLTFSTKGSASHPDIDVVIEAGKILEERGVKFPFTAEVQADAAIVKSVAMKKCPDSKVAGTANILVFPNLAAGNIGYKLVQRLAGANAYGPLIQGLASPINDLSRGCSVDDIVNLVAITAVQAAE; encoded by the coding sequence TTGAGTTTTTTAGTTAAAATAAGAGAAAAAGCAAGAACAGTAGGAAAAAGAGTTGTATTACCAGAAGGAACAGATGAGAGAGTAATAACTGCTGCTGCTAAAATAGTAGAGCTAGGAGTTGCAAAACCAATAGTTTTAGGACATAAAGAAGATATGGAAAGAGTTGCTAATGACTTAGGAATTTCTTTAAAAGGTGTAGAAATAATAGAAATAGCTAAATCAGACAGAGTTGATGCTTATGCAACAAAATTTGCTGAATTAAGAGCTAAAAAAGGAATGACTTATGAAAAAGCAAGAGAAATCATGACAAAAGATCCTAACTTCTATGGAGCTATGATGGTAAAAATGGGAGATGCTGATGCAATGGTATCAGGTTCAGATTCTCCTACAGCTGATGTATTAAGAGCAGGATTACAAGTAATAGGAACTAAAAAAGGAATTAAAACAGTATCTTCTATGTTCGTTATGGAACTTACTGAAAGACAAGATACTTATGGAGAAGTATTATTATTTGGAGACTGTTCAGTTATCCCAGTTCCAACTTCAGAACAATTAGCAGATATAGCTGAAGCTTCAGTTGTAACAGCTAAAAGTGTTGTAGGAATGGAAGGAAAAGTAGCTTTACTTACTTTCTCTACAAAAGGATCAGCTAGCCATCCAGATATCGATGTAGTTATCGAAGCAGGAAAAATTCTAGAAGAAAGAGGAGTTAAATTCCCATTCACAGCAGAAGTACAAGCTGACGCTGCAATAGTAAAATCAGTAGCAATGAAAAAATGTCCAGATTCTAAAGTAGCAGGAACTGCTAATATTTTAGTATTCCCTAACCTAGCAGCTGGAAATATCGGATATAAACTAGTTCAAAGATTAGCAGGAGCAAATGCATATGGTCCATTAATTCAAGGATTAGCATCTCCAATCAATGACTTATCAAGAGGATGTTCAGTAGATGACATCGTTAACCTAGTAGCTATAACTGCAGTACAAGCAGCTGAATAG
- the ftsY gene encoding signal recognition particle-docking protein FtsY → MGFFSKLFRRDKKEEEKSNVTVAGVEISEILEENKGIKEEVKDKKLDEKIADEIVENKAAEEIATENKEEKVEIVIKEEIKEETKKEESKGFFASLKDKLFKSREGLFGKLKSFILGRDVIDYEMYEELEDILIQSDIGMDMTVKIVGALEKEVKKRGIKDPKDIYPVLKEVMEGFLIKEGNDIKIEDGKLNVILVVGVNGVGKTTTIGKLASKYIKEGKKVILGAGDTFRAAAIEQLEEWAKRSGAEIVKSTQGSDPGAVVFDTLSAAESRGADIAIIDTAGRLHNKNNLMKELEKIHNIIKKRLGDRHYESILVIDGTTGQNGLSQAKVFNEVTDLTGFIITKLDGTAKGGIVFSISEEIKKPIKFIGVGEKIEDLRKFDAKEYIQAIFD, encoded by the coding sequence ATGGGTTTTTTTAGTAAATTGTTTAGACGTGATAAGAAAGAGGAAGAGAAATCTAATGTAACAGTTGCAGGAGTTGAGATTTCTGAGATTCTTGAAGAAAATAAAGGGATAAAAGAGGAAGTTAAAGATAAAAAGTTAGATGAAAAAATAGCTGATGAAATTGTTGAAAATAAAGCAGCAGAAGAAATAGCAACAGAGAATAAAGAAGAAAAAGTTGAAATAGTTATAAAAGAAGAGATTAAAGAGGAAACTAAAAAAGAGGAAAGTAAAGGATTTTTTGCTTCTCTAAAGGATAAATTATTTAAATCAAGAGAGGGGCTTTTTGGAAAATTAAAATCTTTTATCTTAGGAAGAGATGTTATTGATTATGAGATGTATGAAGAGTTAGAAGATATCTTAATACAATCAGATATTGGAATGGATATGACAGTAAAAATAGTTGGAGCTTTAGAAAAAGAAGTTAAAAAGAGAGGGATAAAAGATCCAAAAGATATATATCCAGTTCTTAAAGAGGTAATGGAAGGATTCTTGATAAAAGAAGGAAATGATATAAAAATAGAAGATGGAAAATTAAATGTAATTTTAGTAGTTGGAGTTAATGGAGTTGGAAAAACAACAACAATTGGTAAATTAGCTTCAAAATATATAAAAGAGGGTAAAAAAGTAATTTTAGGTGCCGGAGATACATTTAGAGCTGCTGCTATTGAGCAACTTGAGGAGTGGGCAAAAAGATCTGGTGCTGAAATAGTAAAAAGTACACAAGGTTCTGATCCTGGTGCTGTAGTTTTTGATACTTTATCTGCTGCTGAATCAAGAGGAGCAGATATAGCTATTATTGATACTGCAGGAAGGCTTCATAATAAAAATAACTTAATGAAAGAGCTAGAAAAAATTCACAATATTATTAAGAAAAGATTAGGTGACAGACACTATGAATCTATTTTAGTAATAGATGGAACTACAGGTCAGAATGGACTTTCACAGGCAAAAGTTTTCAATGAAGTAACAGATTTAACAGGATTTATCATAACTAAGCTAGATGGAACAGCTAAAGGGGGGATAGTGTTTAGTATATCTGAAGAGATTAAAAAGCCTATTAAATTCATAGGTGTTGGAGAAAAAATTGAAGATTTAAGAAAATTTGATGCCAAAGAATATATACAGGCTATATTTGACTAG